The Trichosurus vulpecula isolate mTriVul1 chromosome 3, mTriVul1.pri, whole genome shotgun sequence genome includes a window with the following:
- the GKN1 gene encoding gastrokine-1: MKLAVVFIGLIGLLQGFTSADTNINVSDDDNVSGSGSQTVSIDNSHNVANVDNNNGWNSWNSVWDYNTGFAAVRIFAKKTCIVHKLNRDVVPGLQDLEKTAKEKRANVHTGSSPKSLQYQVEPEEVENLTQFGTPIETMCRGLRTYKAEEVQGQSFLFFSGTCFRADVLGIVNISLCGEATIA, translated from the exons ATGAAGCTGGCG GTTGTGTTTATCGGACTCATTGGGTTGCTCCAGGGTTTTACCTCTGCTGACACA AACATCAACGTCAGCGATGATGACAACGTTAGTGGCAGTGGTTCACAGACAGTGAGCATTGACAATAGCCACAATGTAGCCAATGTTGATAATAACAATGGATGGAATTCTTGGAACTCAGTCTGGGATTACAACACT GGCTTTGCAGCAgttaggatctttgccaagaaaacctgcaTCGTGCACAAGCTGAACAGAGACGTTGTGCCTGGCCTGCAGGACCTTGAGAAGACAGCAAAAGAAAAGAGG GCAAATGTACATACTGGATCTTCCCCCAAAAGCCTGCAGTATCAAGTTGAACCCGAGGAAGTAGAAAACCTGACCCAATTTGGAACTCCTATTGAAACCATGTGCAGGGGGCTTCGTACATACAAAGCTGAGGAAGTTCAAG GGCAAAGCTTCTTGTTCTTTAGCGGCACATGCTTCAGAGCTGATGTCCTCGGGATTGTGAACATTTCTCTTTGTGGAGAGGCAACAATTGCATGA